A stretch of the Denticeps clupeoides chromosome 6, fDenClu1.1, whole genome shotgun sequence genome encodes the following:
- the aspa gene encoding aspartoacylase encodes MQSRLLSAPWTRPAVRAATPRAGRVAVFGGTHGNELSGVALVGMWVKDGAEIQRSGVATTPFIANPRAVERCARYVDTDLNRAFTAENLSALSGDELPYEVRRAQEINRLFGPKGTADAYDVIFDLHNTTSNMGCTLILESSSDHFVLQMVRHVQKACAPAGCSVLLNEHPLLKYSTSRSVAKHPIGLEVGPQPQGVLRSNIFESMRLILKHALDFIELFNCGVEFPACSVDVFRVLERVDYPRDANGNITAMVHPHLQDCDWEPLSSGDPMFQTFDGRTIEYQGPGPVYPAFINEAAYYEKQQAFVTTRRETLSACAVRKLQ; translated from the exons ATGCAATCCCGCCTTCTCTCCGCGCCATGGACTCGGCCGGCGGTGCGCGCTGCTACCCCGCGGGCCGGCAGGGTGGCCGTGTTCGGCGGGACCCACGGGAACGAGCTGTCCGGGGTCGCGCTGGTCGGCATGTGGGTGAAGGACGGCGCGGAGATCCAGAGGAGCGGCGTGGCGACCACGCCGTTCATCGCCAACCCGCGGGCCGTGGAGAGGTGCGCCAGATACGTGGACACGGACCTGAACCGGGCCTTCACCGCCGAGAACCTCAG TGCGCTGTCGGGCGACGAGCTCCCGTACGAAGTCCGGCGGGCGCAGGAGATCAACCGCCTGTTCGGCCCCAAAGGCACGGCGGACGCCTACGACGTGATCTTTGACCTGCACAACACCACGTCCAACATGGGCTGCACCCTCATCCTGGAGAGCTCCAGCGACCACTTCGTCCTGCAGATGGTGCGGCACGTTCAG AAAGCCTGCGCTCCGGCCGGCTGCTCGGTTCTTCTGAACGAACACCCCCTGCTGAAGTATTCAACCTCGCGCTCCGTGGCCAAGCACCCGATCG GTCTGGAGGTTGGACCTCAGCCTCAGGGAGTCTTGAGGAGCAACATCTTCGAGTCCATGAGGCTGATCCTGAAACACGCCCTGGACTTTATCGAGCTTTTCAACTGTG GTGTGGAGTTTCCCGCCTGCAGCGTGGACGTGTTCCGCGTGCTGGAGAGGGTAGATTATCCCCGAGACGCCAACGGGAACATCACAGCCATGGTGCATCCTCACTTACAG GACTGCGACTGGGAGCCGCTGAGCTCCGGCGACCCGATGTTCCAGACCTTCGATGGCAGGACCATCGAGTACCAGGGTCCCGGCCCGGTGTACCCAGCCTTCATTAACGAGGCGGCGTATTACGAGAAGCAGCAGGCCTTCGTCACCACGCGCCGGGAGACGTTATCGGCCTGCGCCGTCCGCAAACTGCAGTAA